A stretch of the Papaver somniferum cultivar HN1 chromosome 6, ASM357369v1, whole genome shotgun sequence genome encodes the following:
- the LOC113285748 gene encoding transcription factor TRY-like isoform X1, with protein sequence MANLDDQSSVDTSVDSQEENSNTGSRLHFSEAEETLIILMHNLVGERWPLIAGRIPGRTAEEIEKYWTSRYSTSE encoded by the exons ATGGCAAACTTGGATGATCAATCTTCTGTGGATACTTCTGTTGATTCTCAAG AAGAGAACAGCAATACAGGCTCCAGGCTTCACTTTTCGGAAGCTGAGGAAACACTTATAATCCTAATGCATAATCTTGTTGGTGAGAG GTGGCCTCTAATTGCTGGGAGAATTCCAGGGAGAACAGCGGAGGAGATTGAAAAATACTGGACTTCAAGATATTCAACAAGTGAATGA
- the LOC113285748 gene encoding transcription factor CPC-like isoform X2 — protein sequence MANLDDQSSVDTSVDSQENSNTGSRLHFSEAEETLIILMHNLVGERWPLIAGRIPGRTAEEIEKYWTSRYSTSE from the exons ATGGCAAACTTGGATGATCAATCTTCTGTGGATACTTCTGTTGATTCTCAAG AGAACAGCAATACAGGCTCCAGGCTTCACTTTTCGGAAGCTGAGGAAACACTTATAATCCTAATGCATAATCTTGTTGGTGAGAG GTGGCCTCTAATTGCTGGGAGAATTCCAGGGAGAACAGCGGAGGAGATTGAAAAATACTGGACTTCAAGATATTCAACAAGTGAATGA